The following proteins come from a genomic window of Heyndrickxia acidicola:
- a CDS encoding DegT/DnrJ/EryC1/StrS family aminotransferase produces the protein MISTQLRNIPFSPPDLTEKEIEEVIKTLKSGWITTGPKTKEFEKKIAEYVGVNKAVCLNSATAAMELTLRILGVGPGDEVITSAYTYTASASIIEHVGAKIVLVDTAPNSFEMDYKKLAEAITEKTKVIIPVDIAGKMCDYDTIFEIVESKKELFNSNNELQGLFNRVIVMTDAAHAFGAERRGMKCGQVADFTTFSFHAVKNLTTAEGGAVVWRDIFGLDNEWLYKQFMIYSLHGQSKDALAKTQKGAWEYDIVYPAYKCNMTDIMASIGLIQLDRYEKLLQRRREIIEMYDKALSPIGVQSIQHFGEDFSSSGHLYLARIPEINEQHRNEIIVKMAEAGIACNVHYKPLPMFTAYKNLGFDIKDYPNAYNQYVNEITLPLHTLLSDEDVEYVVGNLKWNLNEI, from the coding sequence ATGATTTCAACTCAACTTAGAAATATTCCATTTTCTCCTCCAGATTTAACAGAAAAGGAGATTGAAGAGGTCATAAAAACTTTGAAATCTGGTTGGATCACAACCGGACCAAAAACAAAAGAATTTGAAAAAAAAATAGCTGAATATGTTGGAGTAAATAAAGCAGTTTGTCTAAATTCTGCAACAGCTGCTATGGAACTAACCCTTCGAATATTGGGTGTAGGCCCTGGAGATGAAGTCATAACTTCAGCTTACACATATACAGCATCTGCTTCTATAATAGAGCATGTTGGAGCAAAAATTGTATTAGTTGATACAGCTCCAAATTCATTTGAGATGGATTATAAAAAATTAGCTGAAGCTATTACAGAAAAAACTAAGGTGATTATTCCTGTAGATATTGCAGGGAAGATGTGCGATTACGACACTATCTTTGAAATAGTAGAAAGTAAGAAAGAACTTTTTAACTCTAACAATGAACTTCAAGGGTTATTTAATAGAGTGATCGTTATGACAGATGCTGCTCATGCATTTGGTGCTGAAAGAAGAGGAATGAAGTGTGGACAAGTTGCTGATTTTACTACTTTCTCTTTTCATGCTGTAAAGAATTTAACAACGGCTGAGGGTGGGGCAGTTGTTTGGCGAGATATTTTTGGATTAGATAATGAGTGGCTTTATAAACAATTCATGATATACAGTCTCCATGGACAGTCTAAAGATGCCCTAGCTAAAACACAAAAGGGTGCTTGGGAATATGATATTGTTTATCCTGCTTACAAATGTAATATGACCGATATTATGGCTAGTATTGGTTTAATCCAGTTAGATAGATATGAAAAGTTATTACAAAGACGTAGAGAGATAATTGAAATGTACGATAAGGCCCTCTCACCAATAGGCGTTCAAAGTATACAACATTTTGGTGAAGATTTTTCTTCCTCAGGCCATCTTTATTTAGCAAGAATACCTGAAATTAACGAACAGCATAGAAATGAAATCATTGTTAAGATGGCTGAGGCTGGAATAGCGTGTAATGTTCACTATAAACCACTGCCTATGTTTACAGCTTATAAGAATTTAGGTTTTGATATTAAGGATTATCCGAATGCTTACAATCAGTACGTTAATGAAATTACGCTTCCTCTTCATACTTTGTTGAGTGATGAGGATGTAGAGTACGTGGTTGGTAACCTAAAATGGAATTTAAATGAAATTTAA
- a CDS encoding sugar transferase gives MYKYFLKRIFDLMLALIALPFFLIILLIIGPIIYFQDRGSIFYNAPRLGKDGKVFKMYKFRSMKMNALDLRNEDGSTFNSEDDPRLTKIGKFIRKTSLDETPQLLNIIKGDMSIIGPRPDLPEFIDVFTDYERRKLNVRPGITGYNQAYFRNSNTLKDKFSNDVYYVESVSLLLDLKIFFRTVFGVLKRENVYISNENERSKNIL, from the coding sequence ATGTATAAGTATTTTTTAAAAAGAATCTTTGATTTAATGCTAGCTTTAATAGCACTTCCATTTTTCTTAATTATCCTATTAATAATTGGACCAATAATTTATTTTCAAGATAGAGGATCTATTTTTTATAATGCTCCACGCTTAGGTAAGGATGGAAAAGTATTCAAAATGTATAAATTTCGTTCTATGAAGATGAACGCTCTGGACCTAAGAAATGAAGATGGATCAACCTTTAATTCAGAAGATGATCCGAGATTAACCAAAATCGGAAAGTTTATTCGTAAAACGAGTCTTGATGAAACACCACAACTGTTAAATATTATCAAAGGTGATATGAGTATAATCGGACCGAGACCAGACTTACCAGAGTTTATAGATGTTTTCACGGATTATGAACGAAGAAAGCTTAATGTTAGACCAGGAATTACTGGATATAACCAGGCGTATTTCAGGAATAGTAATACTTTAAAAGATAAATTTTCAAACGATGTTTATTACGTTGAAAGTGTGTCATTATTACTTGATTTAAAGATTTTTTTTAGAACAGTATTTGGAGTACTAAAAAGGGAAAATGTCTATATTTCTAATGAGAATGAACGGTCAAAAAATATTCTATAA
- a CDS encoding HAD-IIIC family phosphatase, which translates to MKLALMSNVNIDSIGKKLRKKVDIYTPTGYGVVLEELINPNSNLWVEGIDTIFLYIDLWELTDSGDNLASIEQWLSDFKSVLKRDCTYFIFNADWRGGYSTGYDGISLSLELENKWNTELNSLCDEYNNCYTFNFKSIIEEYGRGNIYSDKVWLLGKVPFSSFGEKAVIEEMELMIQLLIKPSKKVLLLDLDNTLWGGVIGEDGLGGIQLGKEGKGAAFYYFQKKIKAIKEAGTLLCIVSKNNYDDVKETFEKHPEIILTLDDFTVVKANWERKSKNILDIASELNLSPDSFVFIDDNPVERKEVSTQVTGITVPEFPPDVSKLTSFANDLFKRYFSKLRVTTDDLAKAKNYADNFNRKENQKKFSDFDDFLKSLKIKVDLVENNKEFVSRIHQLINKTNQFNLTTQRYTLAEVNRMLEDETYLFYLFNVSDCFGDNGQTALVLFNKESFSIELFIMSCRIMGRKIENYIINFVEEDLIDKGFKAILSKYVFTPKSKPVMDFFDGLGYECFSETDTEKKYRLVLKKRPKRSFIVAELEKVQ; encoded by the coding sequence ATGAAACTAGCATTAATGTCAAATGTAAATATTGATTCCATTGGAAAAAAGCTGAGGAAGAAAGTAGATATTTATACTCCAACTGGTTATGGGGTGGTATTAGAAGAGTTAATCAACCCAAATTCAAATTTGTGGGTAGAGGGTATAGATACCATTTTTTTATATATAGATTTATGGGAATTAACGGATAGTGGGGATAATCTAGCTAGCATAGAACAGTGGTTAAGTGATTTTAAATCTGTTTTAAAAAGAGATTGTACTTACTTCATCTTTAATGCAGACTGGCGTGGCGGTTATTCGACGGGCTATGATGGAATCTCATTGTCACTAGAACTTGAAAATAAGTGGAACACTGAATTAAATTCATTATGCGATGAATATAACAATTGCTACACTTTTAACTTCAAATCAATTATTGAGGAATATGGACGGGGTAATATTTATTCAGATAAGGTTTGGCTTCTAGGTAAAGTTCCGTTTTCTTCTTTTGGTGAAAAGGCTGTAATAGAAGAAATGGAGTTAATGATTCAACTTCTAATTAAACCATCTAAGAAGGTACTCCTATTAGATTTAGATAATACACTTTGGGGTGGCGTAATTGGTGAAGATGGACTAGGGGGAATTCAACTAGGAAAAGAAGGTAAAGGAGCAGCTTTTTATTATTTTCAGAAGAAAATTAAGGCAATAAAAGAAGCTGGTACTTTATTGTGCATTGTATCAAAAAATAATTATGATGACGTTAAAGAGACTTTTGAAAAGCATCCTGAAATAATATTGACTCTGGATGATTTTACAGTTGTAAAAGCAAATTGGGAACGGAAGAGTAAGAATATATTAGATATTGCTAGTGAATTAAATCTATCACCTGATTCTTTTGTTTTTATAGACGACAATCCAGTTGAGAGAAAAGAAGTTTCCACGCAAGTAACAGGAATAACAGTACCGGAATTTCCACCTGATGTTTCAAAATTAACCTCCTTTGCTAACGATCTTTTTAAGAGGTATTTTTCAAAGTTGCGAGTTACTACAGATGACTTGGCAAAAGCCAAAAATTATGCTGATAATTTTAATCGTAAAGAGAACCAAAAAAAGTTCTCGGATTTTGATGACTTCCTTAAAAGTTTAAAAATTAAAGTTGATCTTGTTGAAAATAATAAAGAATTTGTTTCTAGAATTCATCAGTTAATTAATAAAACAAATCAGTTTAATTTGACAACCCAAAGGTATACTCTAGCCGAAGTTAATCGTATGCTTGAGGATGAAACATATTTATTCTATTTATTTAATGTAAGTGATTGCTTCGGGGATAATGGACAAACTGCTCTAGTGTTATTTAATAAGGAATCATTTAGTATAGAGCTATTTATTATGAGTTGTCGAATAATGGGTAGAAAAATAGAGAACTATATTATCAATTTTGTAGAGGAAGATTTAATTGATAAAGGTTTCAAAGCTATTTTGTCAAAGTATGTGTTCACTCCTAAAAGTAAGCCTGTTATGGACTTCTTTGATGGATTAGGATATGAATGTTTCTCTGAAACTGACACCGAGAAAAAATATAGACTAGTTTTAAAAAAACGGCCTAAAAGAAGTTTTATAGTTGCGGAATTAGAAAAGGTTCAGTGA
- a CDS encoding VOC family protein, producing MKVHHTGCLVSELNNSIEKYHFLGFEKETEEIYDSKRKVNIVFMIKDDLRIELICPTDETSPFFELLKKKGSGPYHICFETNDFDKTKKQLIDKKNIGGGYIQITPSEPAPAINGDNVTFFYNKHVGIIEIIDRNTK from the coding sequence TTGAAAGTTCATCACACAGGTTGTTTAGTTAGCGAATTAAATAATTCTATAGAAAAGTACCATTTTTTAGGGTTTGAAAAGGAAACAGAAGAAATATATGATTCAAAAAGAAAAGTCAACATAGTGTTTATGATTAAAGATGATTTGAGGATTGAGTTAATCTGTCCTACAGATGAAACATCACCATTTTTTGAATTGCTCAAAAAGAAGGGGAGCGGCCCTTATCATATCTGTTTTGAGACAAATGATTTTGATAAAACAAAAAAACAATTAATAGATAAAAAAAATATTGGTGGAGGGTATATTCAAATTACTCCTTCAGAACCTGCACCAGCGATTAATGGTGACAACGTAACGTTTTTTTATAATAAACATGTGGGGATTATTGAAATAATTGATAGGAATACAAAATAG
- a CDS encoding acyl carrier protein — protein sequence MEQKLLEICAETFNLDISELSLETTNEDTAEWDSLAQISLVSEIEETFECEIPFDSISEIKKIGDFLEFIQK from the coding sequence ATGGAACAAAAATTACTTGAAATTTGTGCAGAAACATTTAATCTTGATATTTCAGAGTTATCACTAGAAACAACAAATGAAGATACAGCAGAATGGGATTCTTTGGCACAAATAAGCCTAGTATCTGAGATAGAAGAGACATTTGAATGTGAAATACCATTTGACTCTATTTCAGAGATTAAAAAAATAGGAGATTTTCTGGAATTTATTCAAAAATAG
- a CDS encoding GNAT family N-acetyltransferase encodes METIIANWEKRNLGVTCEELTVTSDDLLESVLLASEELTAQYQIIKVPSGRTDLLFELQKHGFTFIESNIHFTKKLTRNTLPKPFSSLQEKVEYRSITEKEYEPFLDIIRNNSIFTTDKVALDPHFSPKHSANRYYYWAKDVLSSDGQGYVVSMNKKDIGFFILRKHSESLYESFLAGVYPEHSKSNMGFAVLSSPIVEAFKRGGRIIETGTSSNNTASLRLHLALGYELQSINYVLVRHINLR; translated from the coding sequence ATGGAAACAATAATTGCGAATTGGGAAAAACGAAATCTTGGTGTAACATGTGAAGAACTTACAGTTACTAGTGATGACCTTTTGGAATCAGTTCTTTTAGCCAGTGAAGAATTAACGGCTCAATATCAAATAATAAAGGTTCCCTCAGGTCGTACAGATTTATTATTTGAGTTACAAAAGCATGGTTTTACATTTATTGAATCTAACATTCATTTTACGAAAAAGTTAACAAGAAATACTCTTCCAAAGCCTTTTTCATCACTACAAGAAAAAGTGGAATATAGATCTATAACTGAGAAGGAATATGAGCCATTTTTAGATATTATCCGTAATAACAGTATATTTACAACAGATAAAGTTGCATTAGATCCTCATTTTTCTCCTAAACATTCTGCTAACAGATACTATTATTGGGCTAAAGATGTTTTGAGTAGTGATGGACAAGGATATGTTGTTTCAATGAATAAAAAGGATATTGGTTTTTTTATTCTTAGAAAACATTCAGAAAGTTTATATGAATCATTTTTGGCAGGGGTATACCCTGAACATAGTAAGTCCAATATGGGTTTTGCTGTTTTGTCATCACCGATTGTAGAAGCATTTAAAAGAGGTGGTCGTATAATAGAAACAGGAACATCCTCCAATAATACAGCTTCTTTAAGGTTGCATTTGGCATTAGGCTATGAGTTGCAATCAATTAATTATGTATTGGTTAGACATATAAACTTAAGATAA
- a CDS encoding glycosyltransferase family 4 protein, with the protein MKKILVVSHMGRHLKIFSHSDLRIYKELGNEVHFASNFELEIDKPTDKDKLDFILHDIPFSRSPYSFKNLKAYKKLKKLMYQEKYDLIHCQSPVGGALTRLAAHATKTSPVIYTAHGFHFFKGAPLKNWLIYYPIEKWLARFTDALITINKEDYSSAKKFKAKNTFYIPGIGVDTSKFKSLEVEREQKRTQLGVKKDEIVILSIGELIKRKNHETALRALAKIEQQNIVFLICGRGELEEPLRNLSVSLGIDKKVRFLGFRNDIPEISLASDIFLFPSYQEGLPLSVMEAMSAGLPVVCSKIRGNTDLINDGEGGYLIEPDNIDGFAQAINDLIKNVQLRDKMKQHNKEYIMNFDIGIIKDKLSEIYINL; encoded by the coding sequence TTGAAAAAAATACTAGTTGTGTCCCATATGGGAAGACATTTGAAGATTTTTTCTCATTCTGATTTAAGGATATATAAAGAACTGGGAAATGAAGTTCATTTTGCATCAAATTTTGAATTAGAGATTGATAAACCAACAGATAAAGATAAATTAGACTTTATCTTACACGACATACCCTTCTCAAGAAGTCCATATTCTTTTAAAAATCTAAAAGCATATAAGAAGCTAAAAAAGCTGATGTATCAGGAAAAATATGATCTAATTCATTGCCAGTCCCCAGTCGGGGGAGCCTTAACTAGACTGGCAGCACATGCGACAAAGACATCTCCTGTAATATATACAGCCCATGGGTTCCATTTTTTTAAAGGAGCTCCTTTAAAAAATTGGCTAATTTATTATCCTATTGAAAAATGGCTAGCTCGATTTACAGATGCTCTTATTACTATTAACAAAGAGGATTATTCGAGTGCTAAAAAATTCAAGGCTAAAAACACCTTTTATATTCCAGGCATAGGGGTAGATACGAGTAAATTCAAAAGTTTAGAAGTAGAAAGAGAACAAAAAAGAACGCAACTGGGTGTAAAAAAAGACGAAATAGTGATTCTATCAATTGGAGAATTGATTAAAAGAAAAAACCACGAGACAGCATTAAGAGCTCTAGCCAAAATCGAGCAACAAAATATAGTTTTTTTAATATGTGGTAGGGGCGAACTTGAGGAACCTCTAAGGAACCTTTCAGTCTCTCTTGGAATCGATAAAAAGGTAAGATTTTTGGGCTTTAGGAATGATATACCAGAAATAAGTCTTGCTTCAGATATATTTTTATTTCCTTCTTATCAAGAAGGACTGCCATTATCCGTTATGGAGGCTATGTCAGCAGGATTACCTGTTGTTTGTTCCAAGATAAGGGGGAATACCGACCTTATAAATGATGGAGAAGGTGGTTATTTAATTGAACCAGATAATATAGATGGTTTCGCACAGGCAATAAATGATCTAATTAAAAACGTTCAGTTAAGAGATAAGATGAAGCAACATAACAAAGAGTATATTATGAATTTTGATATAGGCATTATAAAAGATAAACTGAGTGAAATATATATAAATTTGTAG
- a CDS encoding glycosyltransferase family 4 protein gives MKVIYVRSNPVDPDSRVEKEVNSLIKLGYEVEILAWDRENSYKVTESYLDLKSGKVKIYRFGLPGSFGGGIKRNLIPLFKFQIRLYSWLVKNKSKYDVIHACDFDTAFLSSKVAKLFKKKFVYDIFDYYVDAFSVPKFAKKIIEKIDHNVINSADAVIICSEKRKEQIKGTNPKKLLVIHNTPEDVKEDLKDLNLNKTKIKIVYVGILSSGRFIKEIAEVIKNNKEYEFHIGGFGVFEDYFRELSQKNININFYGKLPYKKTLELEKSCDLMVAIYDPHIPNHYYAAPNKFYESLMLGKPLIMVKNTGMDYVVAKHNIGEVIEYNVRSLKDGIDNLVKRRSDWPGMSIKMKDLYNQNYSWTMMELRLKELYGELED, from the coding sequence ATGAAAGTAATATATGTACGTTCAAATCCTGTTGATCCGGATTCAAGGGTAGAAAAAGAAGTTAATAGTCTTATTAAATTAGGGTATGAAGTGGAGATATTAGCTTGGGATAGAGAAAATAGTTATAAAGTAACAGAATCCTACCTTGATTTAAAATCCGGAAAAGTAAAAATTTATAGGTTTGGGTTACCAGGATCATTTGGTGGAGGAATTAAAAGAAATTTAATACCTTTATTTAAATTTCAAATTAGATTATATAGCTGGTTAGTTAAAAATAAAAGCAAATACGATGTTATTCATGCTTGTGATTTTGATACAGCGTTTCTTTCTAGCAAGGTAGCTAAGTTGTTTAAAAAAAAATTCGTTTACGATATATTTGATTACTATGTAGATGCATTTAGTGTTCCAAAATTCGCTAAAAAAATTATTGAAAAGATAGATCATAATGTTATTAACTCAGCAGACGCGGTAATTATATGTTCTGAAAAAAGAAAGGAACAAATAAAGGGAACCAATCCCAAAAAATTATTAGTTATACACAATACACCAGAAGATGTTAAGGAGGACTTAAAAGATCTAAATTTGAATAAAACGAAAATTAAGATCGTATATGTTGGGATTTTGTCTTCTGGGAGATTTATAAAAGAGATTGCCGAAGTTATAAAAAACAATAAGGAATATGAATTCCACATAGGTGGTTTTGGAGTTTTTGAAGATTATTTCAGGGAATTATCCCAAAAAAATATTAATATAAATTTTTATGGGAAATTACCCTACAAAAAAACTTTAGAACTTGAAAAAAGTTGTGATTTAATGGTTGCGATTTATGATCCACATATACCTAATCATTATTATGCAGCACCAAATAAATTTTATGAATCTTTAATGTTAGGAAAACCATTAATAATGGTGAAAAATACAGGGATGGATTACGTTGTGGCTAAGCATAACATTGGTGAGGTAATAGAGTATAACGTGAGAAGTCTTAAAGACGGAATTGATAATTTAGTTAAAAGAAGGTCCGATTGGCCAGGTATGTCAATAAAAATGAAAGACCTATATAACCAAAATTATAGTTGGACAATGATGGAATTGAGACTCAAGGAATTATACGGGGAATTAGAAGACTGA
- a CDS encoding glycosyltransferase: MKMLIVAQNFQVGGIQRSLINMLEILSEESNIDIDLFVFGDGPLLKEVPKSINIIQGKRSLRLITTPMSVVNKSKKVLDIFIRISFMVKVRLRGSKTIYQSLFKKEKRLKKYDIAISYFNDVPGNYFNQGTNQYVDEFVKAKKKVAWIHTDPVIANFDKNECKLKYKNFDQIVCVSNACSNKFKEFLPEYANKVETVYNVFPINKIKILGSEKLNQIKDNKISLVTVARIDNTTKRINIIPEIVNKLVKNNIKNFKWTVVGDGPDLVSITERVKDLGIGNYVELVGNKSNPYPYIKSSSLFVLVSKFEGYPMVICESLILGTPVLTTNFAAASEQISNGDNGIITSFDEDSIFYELHRILKDRNEIEKMERYISNNLYSNTVAKKQLKSILEIKDE, encoded by the coding sequence ATGAAAATGCTAATAGTTGCTCAAAATTTTCAAGTCGGAGGGATACAACGTTCTTTAATAAATATGTTAGAAATATTAAGTGAAGAATCAAATATCGATATTGATTTATTTGTTTTTGGAGATGGACCGCTTTTAAAAGAAGTCCCAAAAAGTATAAATATTATTCAAGGAAAACGCTCATTACGATTAATAACAACTCCGATGTCCGTAGTTAATAAAAGTAAAAAAGTCTTAGATATATTTATTAGAATATCATTCATGGTGAAAGTTAGATTAAGGGGATCAAAAACAATATATCAGTCATTATTCAAGAAAGAAAAAAGATTAAAAAAATATGACATAGCAATATCTTATTTTAATGATGTTCCAGGCAATTACTTTAATCAAGGTACCAACCAATATGTTGATGAATTTGTAAAGGCGAAAAAAAAAGTTGCGTGGATTCATACTGATCCAGTAATTGCTAATTTTGATAAAAATGAATGTAAGCTTAAATATAAAAATTTCGATCAAATAGTATGTGTATCTAATGCTTGCTCTAATAAATTCAAAGAATTTTTACCTGAATATGCTAACAAGGTTGAGACTGTTTATAATGTTTTTCCAATAAATAAAATTAAAATCTTAGGAAGCGAAAAACTCAATCAGATCAAAGATAATAAAATTTCTTTGGTTACAGTGGCTAGAATTGACAATACTACTAAACGCATAAATATAATTCCAGAGATTGTTAACAAACTAGTAAAAAATAATATTAAAAATTTTAAGTGGACTGTAGTAGGGGATGGTCCAGATCTAGTTTCAATTACAGAACGAGTCAAAGATTTGGGAATTGGAAATTATGTGGAGCTAGTAGGAAATAAGTCAAATCCATATCCTTATATTAAGTCAAGTTCTTTATTTGTGCTAGTATCCAAGTTCGAAGGATATCCAATGGTGATATGTGAGTCTTTAATACTTGGTACTCCAGTACTAACAACTAATTTTGCGGCTGCATCAGAACAGATTAGTAATGGGGATAATGGAATAATAACCAGTTTTGATGAGGATTCTATTTTTTATGAGTTACACAGGATTTTAAAAGATCGAAACGAGATAGAGAAAATGGAAAGGTACATTTCTAATAATCTTTATTCTAATACTGTGGCTAAAAAACAATTAAAAAGCATATTGGAGATAAAAGATGAGTAA
- a CDS encoding CDP-glycerol glycerophosphotransferase family protein, with the protein MKIKKLLSKRGMFFVYHCFMYIVIYFSLQLIDKKGSKIWLISERSDEARDNGYHMFKYIRENYPDVKIYYVIQKNCRDRIKVENYGNVINFGSLKHILYYFLAERHISTHINGCYPNEKSYFILNKKFNINAKVVFLQHGITKDYIKGATKDFANLDLFVCGAYPEYNYVLENFGHPNEVVKYLGMARFDNLHDLTPGNKILLMPTFRMNLFVYFDDVIDEKMERDFIDSTYYKTYQSLINNHQLELILEKNNLELLFYPHYEIQRYLHLFKTNNERIIIADRNNYDIQALLKEAKLLITDYSSVYFDFAYMQKPIIYYQFDYEEYRKIHYNEGYFSYEETGFGPIVKTENDLLSNLVKIEENGFVMNDFYINRSKDFFNLNDENNRERNYRAILDL; encoded by the coding sequence ATGAAAATTAAAAAACTTTTGTCAAAACGTGGTATGTTTTTTGTATATCATTGTTTTATGTACATTGTAATATATTTTTCACTACAATTAATTGATAAAAAAGGCAGCAAAATTTGGTTGATTAGTGAACGTAGCGATGAAGCTCGAGATAATGGCTATCACATGTTTAAATACATCCGGGAAAATTATCCGGATGTTAAAATTTATTATGTCATTCAAAAGAACTGTAGAGATAGAATAAAAGTAGAGAATTATGGAAATGTAATAAATTTTGGTTCATTGAAACATATATTATATTATTTTTTAGCGGAAAGACATATTAGCACTCATATTAATGGTTGTTATCCTAATGAAAAGTCTTATTTCATATTGAATAAAAAATTCAATATAAACGCTAAAGTGGTATTTTTACAACATGGGATAACTAAAGATTATATAAAAGGTGCGACTAAAGATTTTGCCAATTTAGATTTATTTGTTTGTGGTGCTTATCCTGAATATAATTATGTACTTGAAAATTTCGGTCATCCAAATGAAGTAGTCAAATATTTAGGTATGGCAAGATTTGATAATTTACATGATTTAACTCCTGGAAATAAAATATTACTTATGCCTACATTCAGAATGAATTTATTCGTTTATTTTGATGATGTTATTGATGAGAAAATGGAGAGGGATTTTATAGACTCAACGTACTATAAAACTTACCAATCTTTAATTAATAATCATCAACTAGAACTTATCTTAGAAAAAAATAATTTAGAACTACTTTTTTATCCTCATTATGAGATACAAAGATATTTACATTTATTCAAAACAAACAATGAAAGAATAATCATTGCGGATCGTAATAACTATGATATTCAAGCATTATTAAAAGAGGCTAAACTGTTGATAACTGATTACTCAAGTGTATATTTTGATTTCGCATATATGCAAAAACCAATTATTTATTATCAGTTTGACTATGAAGAATATAGAAAAATTCATTATAATGAAGGGTATTTTTCTTATGAGGAAACAGGATTTGGCCCAATTGTTAAAACTGAAAATGATTTATTAAGTAATCTTGTTAAGATAGAAGAGAATGGTTTTGTAATGAATGATTTTTATATTAATAGGTCAAAAGACTTTTTTAATTTAAATGATGAAAATAATAGAGAACGTAATTATAGGGCAATTTTAGATCTTTAA